A stretch of Mycobacterium sp. ITM-2016-00316 DNA encodes these proteins:
- a CDS encoding serine hydrolase, with product MRRRLRHRTMTAMAIVGVALLVNGCEARSWGAPPATENVPQAPVVAPAPPEAPPGPPPTFAGLEARVQQAAADAARSGADITAVVLDRNTGQTAATGANQSFPIASVVKLFIADDLLLQEAEGKTTLSAADRSSLDAMLRSSDDSAAQNFWDRSGGNAVIARIKARYGLAGTTAPYNGRWDVTTSTAGDLVRYYDMLLNGSGGLPPQQASIIMSNLAQSTPTGNDGYPQRFGIPEGLYAEPVAVKQGWFCCWSGPNQLHVSTGVIGADRRYVMAISSLDPTSESAARQDITQAVKTMFPGGTI from the coding sequence ATGCGTCGGCGGCTTCGTCATCGCACGATGACAGCGATGGCAATCGTAGGTGTGGCGCTGCTCGTCAACGGTTGCGAGGCGCGGTCCTGGGGTGCGCCACCGGCCACCGAGAACGTCCCGCAGGCTCCGGTCGTCGCTCCCGCTCCGCCCGAGGCGCCGCCCGGCCCGCCTCCCACGTTCGCCGGACTCGAGGCGCGCGTGCAGCAGGCTGCCGCGGATGCGGCCAGGTCCGGCGCCGACATCACGGCGGTCGTGCTGGACCGCAACACGGGCCAGACCGCTGCGACCGGGGCGAACCAGTCCTTTCCGATCGCGTCCGTGGTGAAGCTGTTCATCGCCGACGATCTGCTGCTGCAGGAAGCGGAAGGCAAGACCACACTCTCGGCTGCCGATCGCAGCTCCCTCGACGCCATGCTGCGCTCCTCGGACGACAGCGCGGCCCAGAACTTCTGGGATCGTAGCGGCGGCAACGCCGTCATCGCCCGCATCAAGGCACGGTACGGGTTGGCCGGCACCACAGCGCCCTACAACGGGCGCTGGGACGTAACCACAAGCACCGCAGGCGATCTGGTGCGTTACTACGACATGCTGCTCAACGGCAGCGGCGGGCTGCCGCCCCAACAGGCCAGCATCATCATGAGCAACCTCGCGCAATCCACCCCGACCGGCAACGACGGCTACCCACAGCGGTTCGGCATCCCCGAGGGGCTCTACGCCGAACCGGTGGCGGTCAAGCAGGGCTGGTTCTGCTGCTGGAGCGGCCCCAACCAGCTACACGTGTCCACCGGCGTGATCGGCGCCGACCGCCGCTACGTGATGGCGATCAGCTCGCTGGACCCCACCAGTGAGTCCGCCGCCCGCCAGGACATCACCCAGGCCGTCAAGACGATGTTCCCGGGCGGCACGATCTAA
- a CDS encoding SDR family oxidoreductase — protein sequence MQIEGKVVVITGAGSGIGRALAQQFADAGASVVAGDIDADAADATAAGIGERAAGVGADAASVAGIATLLDAAREGFGPVDIYVANAGVIGASGLGSDGDWDRVLEVNLRAHIRAADALLPDWIARGSGHFVSVASAAGLLTQVGAAGYAVSKHAAVGFAEWLSITHGDNGIGVTCVCPMGVATPLLDAITDSADATARVAAASITTAGDVLSAEDVASATLDGIREGRFLVLPHASVLDMYRGKGADYDRWISGMRRYQRALGG from the coding sequence ATGCAGATCGAAGGCAAGGTCGTGGTCATCACCGGGGCGGGTTCCGGAATCGGTCGCGCCCTGGCGCAGCAATTCGCTGACGCCGGGGCCTCGGTGGTCGCCGGGGACATCGATGCCGACGCCGCCGACGCGACCGCTGCCGGGATCGGCGAGCGCGCGGCAGGTGTCGGCGCGGACGCCGCCTCCGTCGCGGGTATCGCCACCCTGCTCGACGCCGCACGGGAGGGGTTCGGCCCTGTCGACATCTACGTGGCCAACGCGGGTGTCATCGGCGCTTCCGGGTTGGGGTCCGATGGCGACTGGGACCGGGTATTGGAGGTGAACCTACGCGCACACATTCGGGCCGCCGATGCGCTGCTGCCGGACTGGATCGCCCGCGGCAGTGGCCACTTCGTGAGCGTCGCCTCGGCGGCCGGTCTACTCACCCAGGTCGGGGCCGCCGGCTACGCGGTGTCCAAGCACGCCGCGGTCGGGTTCGCCGAATGGCTGTCGATCACACACGGCGACAACGGTATCGGCGTGACGTGCGTGTGCCCGATGGGGGTGGCCACCCCACTGTTGGACGCCATCACCGACTCCGCCGATGCCACCGCGCGGGTCGCGGCCGCATCCATCACCACCGCCGGTGACGTGCTGAGCGCCGAGGACGTGGCGTCGGCGACCCTGGACGGCATCCGCGAAGGCCGCTTCCTGGTGCTACCGCACGCGTCGGTACTCGACATGTACCGCGGCAAGGGCGCAGATTACGACCGCTGGATCTCCGGGATGCGCCGTTATCAGCGGGCGTTGGGTGGCTGA
- a CDS encoding heme-binding protein: protein MLINPIPARRVVAGAFAALAVFCSVATASAEPLPPPPPPPNCTAADLAGVIAGVTAATSAYLFTHPPVNDFFTGLKGKTQDERRAELGTYLDANPQVRDELRGIRQPTRDFRARCGG, encoded by the coding sequence ATGCTGATCAATCCCATCCCGGCACGGCGGGTAGTGGCGGGGGCGTTCGCTGCGCTCGCCGTGTTCTGCTCCGTCGCAACGGCATCCGCGGAGCCGCTGCCTCCGCCTCCACCACCGCCCAACTGCACCGCCGCAGATCTGGCCGGGGTGATCGCCGGAGTCACCGCGGCGACATCGGCCTATCTGTTCACCCACCCTCCGGTGAACGATTTCTTCACCGGTCTGAAGGGTAAGACACAGGACGAGCGCCGAGCCGAGCTCGGCACCTACCTGGACGCCAATCCGCAAGTCCGCGACGAACTTCGGGGTATCCGACAACCCACCAGGGACTTCCGCGCGCGCTGCGGCGGCTAA
- a CDS encoding TetR/AcrR family transcriptional regulator → MGETRRRLSPGDRRSELLILGAEVFGQRPYDEVRIDEIAERAGVSRALMYHYFPDKRAFFAAVVRAEGERLFEATNAPADPGQSLFDQVRAGVLAYLHYDEQHPHGAWAAYLGMGRADPVLGGVDDLVETANAKQAERIIDRLCAAAGRPLDGTTARDLRATVYGWLAFTFELCRQRVLDPTLDADVVADTCTHSLLDAVGRVPGIPAPLAAAVSAANR, encoded by the coding sequence GTGGGCGAAACCCGGCGCCGGCTCTCCCCCGGCGATCGACGCAGCGAACTGCTGATCCTGGGCGCCGAGGTCTTCGGTCAACGCCCATATGACGAAGTCCGGATCGACGAGATCGCCGAACGTGCCGGGGTGTCCCGCGCCCTGATGTATCACTACTTCCCGGACAAACGCGCCTTCTTCGCCGCGGTGGTCCGGGCCGAGGGCGAGCGGTTGTTCGAAGCCACCAACGCCCCGGCCGATCCCGGACAGTCGCTGTTCGACCAGGTCCGCGCAGGCGTGCTGGCCTATCTGCACTACGACGAGCAGCATCCGCACGGCGCGTGGGCGGCATACCTGGGGATGGGGCGGGCCGATCCGGTGCTGGGCGGCGTGGACGATCTGGTCGAGACGGCCAATGCCAAACAGGCCGAACGGATCATCGATCGCCTGTGCGCCGCCGCGGGCCGACCGTTGGACGGCACCACGGCCCGCGACCTGCGGGCCACCGTGTACGGCTGGCTGGCGTTCACCTTCGAGCTGTGCCGCCAGCGTGTGCTCGACCCCACCCTGGACGCCGATGTCGTCGCCGACACCTGCACCCACAGCCTGCTCGACGCCGTCGGGCGGGTGCCGGGTATCCCGGCACCCCTCGCCGCGGCGGTATCGGCCGCGAACCGTTAG
- a CDS encoding VOC family protein, with translation MIQGFSHIGIGVTDLDRSIRFYTEVFGFAQLYQLDFDNNEVAATMEQEGRFRSAMLIRDDIRIELLQWVDVPITGSGQRKPMTELGFTHLSFRVEDVDGLTEAILAAGGTLVESTRTVLGDAADPTSGRFIYLTDPDGTRIELMQNVPDLSGISAADIAAAAGG, from the coding sequence ATGATCCAGGGCTTCTCCCATATCGGCATCGGTGTCACCGATCTCGACCGTTCGATCCGCTTCTACACCGAGGTATTCGGGTTCGCGCAGCTCTACCAGCTCGACTTCGACAACAACGAAGTGGCCGCCACCATGGAGCAGGAGGGGCGATTCCGTTCCGCGATGCTCATCCGCGACGACATCCGGATCGAATTGTTGCAGTGGGTCGACGTCCCGATCACCGGGTCGGGGCAGCGCAAGCCGATGACGGAGCTCGGTTTCACCCACCTCTCGTTCCGGGTGGAAGACGTCGACGGCCTCACCGAGGCGATCCTTGCCGCGGGCGGGACTCTGGTGGAGTCGACGCGCACCGTGCTGGGTGATGCCGCGGACCCGACCTCGGGCCGGTTCATCTATCTGACCGACCCCGACGGCACGCGCATCGAACTCATGCAGAACGTGCCCGATCTCTCCGGGATCAGCGCCGCCGACATCGCGGCGGCGGCCGGCGGTTAG